CACGCCATGAACAGGTCACAGCTTGTGCCCCACTTGCCGAACTCCTTCGGCAGGTCACACCAGGGAGCAGCAGTTCTCATGATCCTCAGAATGCCATCGACCACCATCCGCCGATCGACTCGTGGCCGGCCTGTGCGAGCAGACGGCGGAAAGATGCCAGCAATCAATTCCCGTTGATCATCAGTGAGACGATGGCGTGCCATGGTCGACCTCTGTGCGTTGAAAAGAGAAAGTGCCCTTCAACGGTTGGAGGTCATCAATTGAAAGTCAAAATACCGTTTTCTGGCAGAGCCTAGTTTATACAGATCGAATTGACTATTAAGGTGGCATGCGATGGACATTCTAATTAAGGACGTTGCGTCAGCGCTCCCCGATCAGATCTTAACCGACGAAACGATCTATCAAACCAGCGGCAACAGTAGCACAACGAAACGCATGCGGATCGACCAACTCATCAGTCGAACTGGAGTCCAGTCACGACCGATTTTGCCCGCTGGCTACTCCATACTTGATCTCGCCGAACAAGCTTGCCGAATCGTATTGCGTCGCCAACCGGGTAGTCCAATCGATGGCCTCATCTTCTGCTCACAGACACAGGAAGCTCGGATTCCGGCATACGCTTGTATCCTTCATGGCCGCCTCGAGTTGCCTCCCCGCTGTGCGGCATTTGATATCGGGCTCGCTTGCTCTAGTTACATATACGGGCTGCAGACAGCATCTGGCTGGATTCGCTCCGGTATCTGCTCTAATGTGTTGGTAGTGACTGCCGACGCCTATTCCCGCCATTTATCGCGCGATGACTTGGCTTCCCGTGTTCTTTTTGGCGATGCCGCGTCCGCCACGTTGGTCGCTAAAGAATCGGGACGACTATTGATAAGTAACGGAGCCTTCGGAACTGATGGCCGCTGTTTCCAGGCCTTCTGGACGCCACACTCCGATCTCGACAAAAGGACTACTAACAAAGGCTCAATTATTTGCATGAATGGAC
This window of the Blastopirellula marina genome carries:
- a CDS encoding transposase, coding for MARHRLTDDQRELIAGIFPPSARTGRPRVDRRMVVDGILRIMRTAAPWCDLPKEFGKWGTSCDLFMAWNQGETLDKLLDLLRAAHVDAGVIDSEL
- a CDS encoding 3-oxoacyl-ACP synthase III family protein; its protein translation is MDILIKDVASALPDQILTDETIYQTSGNSSTTKRMRIDQLISRTGVQSRPILPAGYSILDLAEQACRIVLRRQPGSPIDGLIFCSQTQEARIPAYACILHGRLELPPRCAAFDIGLACSSYIYGLQTASGWIRSGICSNVLVVTADAYSRHLSRDDLASRVLFGDAASATLVAKESGRLLISNGAFGTDGRCFQAFWTPHSDLDKRTTNKGSIICMNGRDVASFVIREMPKAISAYLKTLNLELDQIDQFIFHQASMLLLERLRKSLGIEADRFLINLNKTGNLVGSSIPHLLSNILHDRFSSIENDSRVLFGGFGAGMSWGLMAGRIVKPS